The DNA sequence TCCGATGCTGGAGAATCCGACCGCAATCACCGCGGAGATAATGATCGCCGCAATGGCGTGTTTTCGTGACGCAAACTTGATCCAGGTGGGTTGGTTCTTGACGACAGCCACGATGGCGGTGATCAGAACAACGGCGGCCAGCGCCACGACGAGCTGCCACAGCAGGATGGCGAGCAGAATGGCTGCCGCGACGATGCTGCCTTTGGCCCACAGCGGCAACTTCGCTAGCGGCCCCCACTTTGATTTCACCCGCTCAATCGTCATCGCTGTTGCGGTGGGTGGTGTCAGTGGAGTCATCGGATCGTGCGTCATTACAGCTCCCGGGTCAGCAAGGGCCCCACCAAGATGAGAGCCTTCTCATCTGTGATGTTAGCGACAAGACCCGATCGCGCGAAACATGATTTCTACGCTCGTGCCAAGCGTGCCGAAGAAGCTTCGCTGGGCCGACTAGGCACGAGTTGAAGTCAGTTATGCATGAGGCAATTCAGTTGTGCATGAGCCAAACGCCCAACCGGCGTGAAAACACGGCGTGTCGAGGCCAATTTACCCCTTCACTCATGCAGAACTGAGAACGCTCATGCATAACTCGGGAGCGCGGCGATGCGGTCGATTCTGGGGCATGTGGCTCCGGCCACGGGCAGAGCAAGCCGGCCACAACCTCGGCAAGCGGGCTAAGTGCCAAGGCCGCCGGTCGTAGGACCAGGACTTACGAGAACAGAACATACGGAACCAAGACATGCGAAAACAGAACCGACGGAACCAGGACCTGCGGAACCAGGACCTGCGGAACCAGGACCTGCGGAAACGAAGAAAGCCTCTGCTTTCGCAGAGGCTTTCTGTACTGTCTCAACACAGTGTGCGCTCGAAGGGACTCGAACCCCCAACCTTCTGATCCGTAGTCAGATGCTCTATCCATTGAGCTACGAACGCCCAGCCTTTGCTTTCGCTTGGCCGTAGATAAGCTTACAACACCTTCGGCGTTCCGGCGAATCGGCACGGTTGCGCCGGAATCCCGGGCGCGCCGCGTGCGATGCGCCCGCACGGCTTAGACCAGAGAAGCCCTGGTTCGGGCGGGCTATTTGGTTTCCCAGTCCTTCTTTTTCTTCGCCTGCGCCGCGAGATTCTGCAAATCAACCATCACGAGGGCCTGCATGCGCGCTTCGCGCATGCGCTCGTAGTCAGGGTCAGCCTCGGGGCGCATAGCCTCGACGCGCAACCGGTTTTGCAGGTTGTTGGCCACATCGATCCATGCTGCCTCGCGGCTGGATTCGACGAGCTCCCGCACCGCTGCTTCATCATCAATCATCGTGCGCAGACGAGCAGCCACTTGCTCCGAGTGCTTGCGACGTTGACGGAGGTTCTTCACGTCGCGATCACGGTAGTCGTGGGTGCCGTCAGAAAGCGAATAACGCCCGAACGCTGCGCGCTGCATCTTCTTCAGGCGGCGCGCGCCCTTCTCTGATTCTTTTGCGAGCGTCTCGATGGCGTCGCGTGCCACCGCATCAAACTCGCCGGGGTCAAAGCTCTCACCGCCGGCAATGGTGTCAACGAGGATATGGTTCTTCACGATCAGGCGAGCCGCGGCGAGCGCGATGGCGACACCTTCCGCGATGGCATCTGCGTGCTTCTTCCTCATTGAACCCTCCCTCATGAATGAGCGTAGTCGCACCCGCGCGCGAGGTCACGACCCAGGCCATCTCTGAGCCGCCGTGCACAAAATGCCGCGGCATGGCGTGCACAAAACAGGGTCGCGCTACGACACGATATGACTGTGTGCAACGTTGCCGCGAAAGGATCCCCCGAATGCCTCGACTCAACGTCACCGGCCACACGGCTGCCATCACCGGCGCGGCCGCTGGCATGGGTGCCGCCGTTGCGCGTCAGCTCGCCCAACAGGGCGCACATCTCGCCCTCATCGATCGCGATGCTGATGCGCTTGCTGCTGTG is a window from the Microbacterium sp. NC79 genome containing:
- a CDS encoding asparagine synthase, with protein sequence MRKKHADAIAEGVAIALAAARLIVKNHILVDTIAGGESFDPGEFDAVARDAIETLAKESEKGARRLKKMQRAAFGRYSLSDGTHDYRDRDVKNLRQRRKHSEQVAARLRTMIDDEAAVRELVESSREAAWIDVANNLQNRLRVEAMRPEADPDYERMREARMQALVMVDLQNLAAQAKKKKDWETK